In Scylla paramamosain isolate STU-SP2022 chromosome 19, ASM3559412v1, whole genome shotgun sequence, a single genomic region encodes these proteins:
- the LOC135109467 gene encoding zinc finger BED domain-containing protein 4-like, which produces MAEDDSFIGLIAYLKPHYVIPSRRFFTENVLPDLYEELRKNIAAKVAKVDHVSFTSDIWTCPSSHETFLSLSAHWITVEYVRKNAVFHASHFSKSHTGVNIADKLMNMWEAWNLDAQRRRVLVRDGATNMLLGSNLSEIESIHCSIHIIQFIINDAILSHKKDVLVKSRRLATHFNHSAKACSEFKAIQSQTESEMGKAPLILLQDVPTRWNSAYLMLRRMEELKRPLQLYLSDHDELPNFSSSEWQIIEQVVTNLQPFSQLTIEMSAESCPLSTVIPSVSTLARFFEKTADKEGIKITKQRLLSALRTRLFCASRLEVLLLIS; this is translated from the coding sequence ATGGCTGAAGATGATAGCTTTATTGGTCTTATAGCTTATTTAAAGCCACATTATGTCATACCTAGCCGAAGATTCTTCACTGAGAACGTTCTGCCAGACCTCTATGAAGAACTACGAAAGAATATTGCAGCTAAGGTGGCAAAAGTTGACCATGTTAGCTTCACATCTGATATCTGGACATGTCCATCATCTCATGAAAcgttcctgtctctctctgctCACTGGATCACTGTGGAATATGTAAGGAAGAATGCAGTCTTCCATGCGTCCCACTTTTCCAAATCGCATACAGGTGTGAACATCGCTGACAAGCTCATGAACATGTGGGAGGCTTGGAATCTAGATGCTCAAAGAAGACGTGTACTCGTTAGAGATGGTGCAACGAATATGTTGCTTGGAAGCAATCTGTCTGAAATCGAGTCTATTCACTGCTCAATACACATCATCCAATTCATCATAAACGATGCCATTCTCTCTCACAAGAAAGATGTGTTGGTGAAAAGCCGTAGATTGGCTACACACTTCAACCATTCTGCTAAAGCCTGCAGTGAATTCAAAGCCATCCAGTCGCAGACTGAAAGTGAAATGGGAAAGGcaccactaatactactgcaAGATGTTCCGACTCGTTGGAACAGTGCATACCTTATGCTGAGGCGGATGGAAGAACTGAAGAGGCCTTTGCAGCTTTACCTCTCTGACCATGATGAGCTGCCAAATTTCTCTTCCAGTGAGTGGCAAATTATAGAACAAGTTGTCACCAACCTTCAGCCCTTCTCCCAGCTTACTATTGAAATGAGTGCCGAATCATGCCCTCTCTCCACCGTTATCCCAAGTGTAAGCACCCTGGCAAGATTCTTTGAAAAGACCGCTGACAAAGAAGGCATCAAAATAACCAAGCAGAGACTCCTGTCTGCACTCCGTACTAGGTTATTCTGTGCTTCTAGACTAGAAGTTCTGCTATTGATATCATGA